The following DNA comes from Flavobacterium sp. N3904.
AGATTCAAAATTCAATGAAAGTTTACGAAAAGCTCTTATTCTCAGAGTTCAAAAAAGTCAGGATGTTTTTTGGAATCACTATTTGAGCTGGTTTTATATGCAACAAAAAGAATTCGGAAAAGCATTTATTCAAGAGAAAGCCATTTATAAAAGAAACCCGGAATCTCTTTCGAATATTATAAGTTTGAGCCAAATGGCTATTGAAGAGGATGATTATGAAGTCGCCAAAGAAGTTTTGAATTATGTGCTGGAAAACACGACCGATGTTGAACTGATCGTTCAGGCCAATACCTATTTGATGAAAATGAAAATCGAAAAGGCGCAAGAAAAAGATTTTGTTGCCATCAATTCTCAATTTGACGGCTTGTTGAAGCAATATGGTGTAACTCCTATTACGGTATCTTTGCAGTTGATGCAAGCGCAGTTTGTTGCTTTCAAAATGAAAAATCCTGTTGAGGGAAAAGCAATTGTCAAGCGGGCGATGGAGCTACAACTGAATCCGTACGATCAGGCGCAATGCAAAATGGAGTTGGCCGATATTTTGCTTTCGGAAGAAAAATTCAATCAGGCATTGCTTTATTATTCCCAAATTGAGGAAGATCTGAAAAATGATGTGTTGTCACACGAAGCGAGTCTAAAAGCAGCAAAGACCAGCTATTTCAAAACCGATTTTGAATGGGCTTTGAAACAGTTCAAAGAATTAAAATCGGCCAGTACACAACTGATTGCCAATGATGCGTTGGAATATTTTTTATTAATCAATGATAATACCGTTGCTGATTCGACACAAACCGCTTTGAAACAATTTGCCAAAGGAGATTACCTTTTGTATCAAAACAGAAATCAGGAGGCAATAACGCAGTTTCAGTCGATTCTGAAAAATTTCAAAGGGCAAGAAATTGAAGGGGTAACTTTGCTACGGTTAGGTCGTTTGTATGAAAAACTGGGAGATTACACTTTGGCTTTGACACAATACCAAGATATAATTGACCATCACAGCGACGGAATTTATATAGACGAAGCCTTGTATTACTCGGCAGACCTATACAACAAGCAATTGCAGCAACCCGACAAAGCAAAGGTATTGTACGAAAAAATCATCTTCAGCCATCAGGACAGTATTTATTTTGTTGATGCGAGGAGGAAATTCAGGGAATTGCGAGGAGATACCAATTTGTAGAAGTGAAGTTGAATCGGTTAACCGTTTATTCGTTTAATCGAATCGGTTAAACAAATAAACAGTAAAACAAATCAACAGTAATATGATTATATACAACGTTACCACAAACATACACGAGAGCGTACACGACCAATGGATGATCTGGATGCAGCACAAACACATTCCGGAAATGCTGGCTTGTGGAAAATTTACTGCTGCCAAGTTTGTTCGGGTTTTGATTGAAGAAGAAATGGGCGGAGTTACCTATTCGGTTCAATATACAACTGACAGCAAAGAAACATTAGAAAAATATTATCAGGAAGATGCTCCCAGATTGAGGGAAGAAGGACTGAAATTGTTTGGCGACAAAATGCTGGCTTTCAGAACTGAATTGGAAGTGATAAGTGAGCATTAACAAATAGATTATTCGATTTTTAGATGGTTCGAAAGCTCGAAAAATCTATTGATTATTTAGTATTAAAGATTGCATCCGCATCTGCGATATAATAACCCTCAAATAAAGCGAGATTGCTTCGTGCCTCGCAATGAAACCATGGAAAAAGTAACAGCAAAAAAACACCTCGGACAACATTTCTTAAAAGATGAAAACGTAGCAAAAGACATCGCCGATACTTTGAATTTAGAAGGATATGAAGATGTATTGGAAATAGGACCTGGAATGGGTGTTTTGACCAAGTATTTGTTGGAAAAACCAATCAATACTTATGTTATCGAAATTGATACCGAATCGGTCGCCTATTTGGGTGTCCATTATGATAAATTGCAAGACAGAATCATCTCAAAGGATTTTCTCAAATACAATATCAACGAAGTGTTTGAAGGAAAACAATTCGCGATAATTGGTAATTTTCCGTACAATATTTCGACCCAAATTGTTTTCAAAGCATTGGAATACCGCAATCAGATTCCAGAATTTGCTGGAATGTTCCAGAAAGAAGTAGCACAGCGCATCTGCGAAAAGAAAGGAACCAAAGCCTACGGCATTCTTTCGGTTTTGGTACAGGCTTTTTATGATGCCGAATATTTGTTTACCGTAGATGAAAATGTATTTATCCCACCCCCAAAAGTAAAATCGGGAGTGTTGCGTTTGCGCAGGAAAGAAGACTTTAGTTTGCCTTGTGGAGAAAAATTATTTTTTACGGTAGTAAAAACGGCTTTTCAACAACGCAGAAAGACCTTGCGTAACAGTTTAAAAACCTTAAATTTGTCGGATAATCTGAGAGAAGATGAAGTTTTGAACCTTCGCCCAGAGCAATTAGACTATAAAGAATTTATAGCATTGACCCAAAAAATAGAAGCCGATGGAGTTTAAAATCAGTAAAGAGCTAATTAAGCAAATAGCTCAACTCATCCAAGCAAAGAATAATCAGGAATTGGAAATTTTGTTGAATGATATGCATCACGCCGATTTTGCAGAAATTCTTGACGAAATTGATATAGATGAAGCGACTTATATTTTCAAGGTATTAGATAGTGAAAAGACGGCCGAAATCCTTCTGGAATTGGAAGACGATTTACGGGAAAATATATTAAAACGCCTTTCGGCAAAAGAGATTGCTGAAGAGCTCGATGAATTGGAAACCAACGATGCAGCTGATATTATCGGAGAACTTTCGAAAGAAAAGAAAGCCGAGGTAATATCAGAATTGCAGGATGTTGAGCATGCCAAAGGAATTGTTGATTTACTTCGTTATGACGAGGATACCGCAGGGGGAATTATGCACAAAGAGTTGGTTAAAGTCAATGAAAATTGGAATGTACTCACTTGCGTAAAAGAAATGCGTATTCAGGCCGAAAACATCTCCAGAGTTCACTCGATTTATGTTGTAGATGATGAAGACCGATTGAAAGGGCGATTGTCACTTAAGGATTTGTTGAGCACCTCTACAAGAACACCAATTAGTGATGTTTATATTAAGAAACTCCACTTTGTGGATGTTGAAACTCCCGATGTTGATGTGGCGAGAATTATGGAAAAGTACGATTTGGAAGCCATTCCCGTTGTTGATGAATTAGGCCGTTTAGTAGGCCGAATCACGATTGATGACGTAATCGATGTCATCAAAGATGAAATTGAAAAGAGAGATACCGAAGACATTCAGAAATTTGGGGGGTTAGAGGCACTTGATTTGCCTTATGTACAAACCCGTCTTTTCGAAATGGTAAAAAAAAGAGCCACATGGCTTGTTGTACTCTTTTTGGGAGAAATGTTTACCGCTTCGGCAATGGGTTTTTTTGAAGGTGAAATCAACAAGGCAATAGTTCTTACGTTGTTTATTCCATTGATTATTTCCAGCGGAGGAAACTCAGGGTCACAAGCAGCAACTTTAATAATTCGTGCCATGGCCCTAAAAGAACTAACGTTACGAGACTGGTGGTATGTGATGAAAAAAGAAATTGCCTCTGGTTTTTTATTGGGTTCTATTCTCGGAATAGTTGGTTTTATACGAATCTTGATTTGGCAAACATTACAC
Coding sequences within:
- the mgtE gene encoding magnesium transporter; its protein translation is MEFKISKELIKQIAQLIQAKNNQELEILLNDMHHADFAEILDEIDIDEATYIFKVLDSEKTAEILLELEDDLRENILKRLSAKEIAEELDELETNDAADIIGELSKEKKAEVISELQDVEHAKGIVDLLRYDEDTAGGIMHKELVKVNENWNVLTCVKEMRIQAENISRVHSIYVVDDEDRLKGRLSLKDLLSTSTRTPISDVYIKKLHFVDVETPDVDVARIMEKYDLEAIPVVDELGRLVGRITIDDVIDVIKDEIEKRDTEDIQKFGGLEALDLPYVQTRLFEMVKKRATWLVVLFLGEMFTASAMGFFEGEINKAIVLTLFIPLIISSGGNSGSQAATLIIRAMALKELTLRDWWYVMKKEIASGFLLGSILGIVGFIRILIWQTLHFHDYGVYWFFIAMTVSVSLVFIVLWGTLSGSMIPFVLKKLKLDPATSSAPFVATLVDVTGLIIYFSIAMFFLSGKLL
- the rsmA gene encoding 16S rRNA (adenine(1518)-N(6)/adenine(1519)-N(6))-dimethyltransferase RsmA, which gives rise to MEKVTAKKHLGQHFLKDENVAKDIADTLNLEGYEDVLEIGPGMGVLTKYLLEKPINTYVIEIDTESVAYLGVHYDKLQDRIISKDFLKYNINEVFEGKQFAIIGNFPYNISTQIVFKALEYRNQIPEFAGMFQKEVAQRICEKKGTKAYGILSVLVQAFYDAEYLFTVDENVFIPPPKVKSGVLRLRRKEDFSLPCGEKLFFTVVKTAFQQRRKTLRNSLKTLNLSDNLREDEVLNLRPEQLDYKEFIALTQKIEADGV
- a CDS encoding DUF4286 family protein, which gives rise to MIIYNVTTNIHESVHDQWMIWMQHKHIPEMLACGKFTAAKFVRVLIEEEMGGVTYSVQYTTDSKETLEKYYQEDAPRLREEGLKLFGDKMLAFRTELEVISEH
- a CDS encoding tetratricopeptide repeat protein codes for the protein MNKLFLYIALLFSLIAFSQNEQLAQYYYEKGDFDKALVSYQELSDGMPTNPFYFQRKIDCLQQLKQFDTVEKSILERIAKYKQATLLVELGYNFQLQKNEAKAKKYYDEAIERIRKSPNEVYGVSNSFEKKVLLEYALKSYQVASEMVATFNFNYQMALLYGQLGDTDKMITTFLDETVANPQNSMLIQSQLARYMSIDGDSKFNESLRKALILRVQKSQDVFWNHYLSWFYMQQKEFGKAFIQEKAIYKRNPESLSNIISLSQMAIEEDDYEVAKEVLNYVLENTTDVELIVQANTYLMKMKIEKAQEKDFVAINSQFDGLLKQYGVTPITVSLQLMQAQFVAFKMKNPVEGKAIVKRAMELQLNPYDQAQCKMELADILLSEEKFNQALLYYSQIEEDLKNDVLSHEASLKAAKTSYFKTDFEWALKQFKELKSASTQLIANDALEYFLLINDNTVADSTQTALKQFAKGDYLLYQNRNQEAITQFQSILKNFKGQEIEGVTLLRLGRLYEKLGDYTLALTQYQDIIDHHSDGIYIDEALYYSADLYNKQLQQPDKAKVLYEKIIFSHQDSIYFVDARRKFRELRGDTNL